The following proteins come from a genomic window of Rhinoraja longicauda isolate Sanriku21f chromosome 4, sRhiLon1.1, whole genome shotgun sequence:
- the bpnt2 gene encoding inositol monophosphatase 3: protein MAPMGIRLSPLGVAVFALLTVGVLYHFYSGFLAGKIAIFRKMPGSDRVDLRELLALSVEAAVRGGEEVKRVMEEGELHGKTKGKTKEGADEMLTSGDLLSHQKMYNLIKNTFPSIQVYSEEHDTSAVPEIAPWDHVIPKEILDKMTTTEEVFSDSITVWIDPLDATQEYTEKLLQYVTTMVCVAVNGKPIIGVIHMPFADFTAWAMVHGGSNVSVRKSYNENNPKVIISRSHTGTGKAFAQKAFGNDTEIREAGGAGYKVLSLLNIPDDKQPDHADVYLHVTNIKKWDICAGNAVLDALGGQMTTLQGNPIDYTDSELNEGGILASIGVSHKILLEKLPDLKSVKTQ from the exons ATGGCTCCGATGGGCATTCGGCTGTCTCCGCTTGGCGTGGCCGTGTTCGCCTTGCTCACCGTCGGGGTGCTCTATCACTTCTACTCGGGTTTTCTGGCTGGCAAGATCGCGATCTTCAGAAAGATGCCCGGCTCGGACAGGGTCGACCTGAGAGAGCTGCTGGCGTTGTCGGTGGAAGCCGCCGTCCGAGGAGGGGAAGAAGTGAAGCGGGTGATGGAAGAGGGCGAGCTCCACGGCAAAACCAAAGGGAAGACTAAGGAAGGGGCCGATGAGATGCTCACCAGCGGAGACCTGCTGTCACATCAAAAGATGTATAATTTAATTAAAAACACATTTCCATCCATACAG GTGTACTCTGAAGAACACGATACCAGTGCTGTACCAGAAATTGCTCCATGGGATCATGTAATTCCAAAGGAAATCCTGGACAAAATGACCACAACTGAAGAAGTCTTCTCTGACAGCATTACAGTATGGATTGATCCCCTAGATGCCACCCAGGAATATACAG AAAAGCTGTTGCAATACGTTACCACAATGGTGTGTGTAGCCGTGAATGGGAAACCAATTATTGGTGTAATACATATGCCATTTGCTGATTTTACAG CATGGGCAATGGTACATGGAGGATCAAACGTGAGCGTGCGCAAATCGTACAATGAGAATAATCCCAAAGTTATAATTTCCCGATCACATACAGGCACTGGTAAAGCATTTGCTCAGAAAGCATTTGGCAATGACACTGAAATTAGAGAAGCTGGAGGGGCAG GTTATAAAGTCCTGTCCCTGCTGAATATTCCTGATGATAAACAACCAGACCATGCTGACGTGTATCTACATGTAACCAATATCAAGAAGTGGGACATCTGTGCTGGCAATGCTGTTTTGGACGCACTTGGTGGTCAAATGACCACTCTCCAAGGAAACCCGATTGACTATACTGATAGTGAGTTGAATGAAGGTGGAATTTTGGCCAGCATTGGTGTCTCTCACAAAATATTGCTTGAAAAATTGCCAGATTTGAAATCTGTTAAAACACAGTAG